One Halobacterium wangiae genomic window, ACCAGAGAGGTCGGTCAGTTCGGCCATCGTGTCCGGCACCTCGCCGTCGTGCTCCTCGAGGATCGTCGCCGCGGCGCTCTTGATGTAGCCCGCCTTGCTGTTGAAGTAGGTGATGGAGTTCAGGTCCTCGGCGAGTTCCGCCTCGTCGGCGTTCGCGTAGTCCTCCGCAGTCTGGTACTTCTCGAAGAGGTGTGCCGTCTCCTTGTTGACTCGTTCGTCCGTACACTGCGCGGAGAGGACGACCGCGACGAGCAGTTCGAGACGGTTCGAGAAGTTCAGCGAGATCTCTGGGTCGGGGTACTCCTCGCTCAGCCGGTCGATGACCTCCGTCGCCTGCTCCGTCGGCGTTCCGAGCGGCGTTCCCATACTCCCTCCTCGCTGCTTTCCCCCTTCGCTGTAACGGAACCGGACGAACGTTCAAGTACGAGAACGGGACCAGCCAGTCGCGTGATCTGACCTCTACGGCGGGGTGTTCGCGGGAGCGCGGCACGCCACCCCGTCGTCGTCTCACTGTGCCGCCTGTCAGCCCACTTCCGGGACGTTTAAGCGCGCGACAGTTCCGCTTCGTGGTATGAAGGCGACCGCGCGAGCCCACCCCATCCAGGGGCTCGTCAAGTACCACGGGATGCGTGACGAGGAACTCCGTCTCCCGTACCACGACTCCATCAGCGTCTGCACCGCCCCGAGCAACACCACGACCACGGCCGAGTTCGACCCCGACCTCGACGAGGACGTCTACCGCATCGGTGGCGAGGTCGAGACCGGTCGCGGCGCCGAGCGCATCCGGACGGTCGTCGACGAGGTGCGTCGTCGCGCGGGCTTCGACCACCGCGTCCGTCTCGAGAGCGAGAACAACTTCGCGTCGAACATCGGTCTCGGGTCCTCTTCATCGGGATTCGCGGCGGCGGCCCTCGCGTGCGTCGAAGCCGCCGGCCTCGACCTCACGCTCCCCGAGGTCTCGACCATCGCCCGCCGGGGCTCCTCCTCGGCCGCGCGCGCCGTCACCGGCGGCTTCTCGGACCTCTACGCCGGCCTGAACGACGAGGACTGCCGCAGCGAGCGGCTGCCCGTTGCAGACGAGATCGCCGACGATCTCCGCATCGTCATCGGCGAGGTCCCCTCGTACAAGGAGACCGAGCAAGCCCACGCGGAGGCCGCGGACAGCCACATGTTCGAGGCGCGACTCGCCCACATCCACGACCAGCTCGCGGAGATGAAGGACGCGCTCCGCGAGGGCGACTTCCACCGTGCCTTCGAGACGGCCGAGCACGACTCGCTGTCGCTGGCCGCCACGACGATGACTGGGCCCGCGGGCTGGGTGTACTGGCAGCCCGACACGCTCGAGATCTTCAACGCGGTTCGCGCGCTCCGCGACAACGGCGTCCCCGCGTACTTCTCGACCGACACCGGGGCGACCGTCTACGTGAACACGCGCGTCGACCACGTCGACGACGTGGAGGCGGCTATCGCCGACTGTGGCATCGACACCCATGTCTGGGAGGTCGGTGGCCCCGCTCACGTCGTCGACGAACCTCTGTTCTAGCCCGCCGGGACGCGTACGGTTTTGGCGTTCGCTCCCCAACGCCCAGTCATGCGTGTCGTCGTTCTCGGCGCGGGGTACGCTGGCGTGGTACTGGGCAACCGACTGGAGCGCCGCCTCCCGTCCGGCGTGGAACTCGTCGTCGTCGACGACACTGGCGACCACCTCGTCCAGCACGAACTCCACCGGGCTATCCGTCGCCCCGAGTTCGCCGACGACATCACGGTGCCCCTCCGGGACATCTTCGACCGCGCGCGAGTCGAAGTCGCGACCGTCGAACGCGTCGACACCGACGACCGGGCCGTCCACCTCGCAGACGGCACCAGCATCGACTACGACGTGGCCGCGGTGTGTCTCGGCGCGCAGACGGCGTACTACGGACTGCCGGGAGTCGAAACGCACTCGGTTCCGCTGAAGCGTCTCGCGGACGCCGACCGG contains:
- the nth gene encoding endonuclease III, producing the protein MGTPLGTPTEQATEVIDRLSEEYPDPEISLNFSNRLELLVAVVLSAQCTDERVNKETAHLFEKYQTAEDYANADEAELAEDLNSITYFNSKAGYIKSAAATILEEHDGEVPDTMAELTDLSGVGRKTANVVLQHAHDITEGIVVDTHVQRLSRRLGITEEERPEAIEQDLMPVVPREHWKNYTHWLIAHGRATCTARNPDCEDCIVEDICPSSKLDHDVDLADGSEW
- the mvaD gene encoding phosphomevalonate decarboxylase MvaD — translated: MKATARAHPIQGLVKYHGMRDEELRLPYHDSISVCTAPSNTTTTAEFDPDLDEDVYRIGGEVETGRGAERIRTVVDEVRRRAGFDHRVRLESENNFASNIGLGSSSSGFAAAALACVEAAGLDLTLPEVSTIARRGSSSAARAVTGGFSDLYAGLNDEDCRSERLPVADEIADDLRIVIGEVPSYKETEQAHAEAADSHMFEARLAHIHDQLAEMKDALREGDFHRAFETAEHDSLSLAATTMTGPAGWVYWQPDTLEIFNAVRALRDNGVPAYFSTDTGATVYVNTRVDHVDDVEAAIADCGIDTHVWEVGGPAHVVDEPLF